The following are encoded together in the Brassica napus cultivar Da-Ae chromosome A9, Da-Ae, whole genome shotgun sequence genome:
- the LOC106362531 gene encoding lysine-specific demethylase JMJ25-like isoform X1 has protein sequence MEERKGKRIRSEEDPPRSSDKRRKTRKKEEENVLSRRGSSSSRGRRRGRDMSSSPDKDESEGRRKYAGLTCHQCKIMMSSKTDLVFCSICVNKRYCKDCIKRWYPERTPEGVKAACPFCMGNCNCRACLREPLAVKIQSGKDDNVKLKQLQYLLAKVLPVLRDIYTEQKRELEIETAIRGVPVTESDVIKCEIHPSVRIYCDLCSTSIANFLRSCQNQDCSSDICLSCCNELRDGESFSSWKLNSDGTIPCPPKERGGCGTSTLELRRLRKRDLVQKLITDAEELTQQFKPHDLDIAHECSSCSDSITRQAASRKNGHDNFLYSPNALDLAEDDNAHFQSHWMKAEPVIVRNVLEKTSGLSWEPMVMWRACREMDPKAKCKGEAKAVKAVDCLDWCEVEINIHQFFDGYLKGRTHQNGWPEMLKLKDWPPSALFEERLPRHNDEFMSALPFFDYTDPESGILNLATRLPDGSLKPDLGPKTYIAYGFHEELNRGDSVTKLHCDVSDAVNVLTHTAKVDLTPRQYQRIRREQKSYAKAQLRKQQENKSLGEVDKDEIILIESEEDLKNCNGLLGEHSLKDKTAKEEPSNSIAGPSSSQEVDKLFFSKGESMEGSSSTYSCTVAMESSHDPKVDVGLITQENVTVKQESVADENHNDVCLKTERLSPKYPNEDGPTVENRLMMPTLPSTPPWDEEDRPPQRVVSTSAESIQEQKLDAPTETNESSKAVHGGAVWDIFRREDVPKLVEYLKRHKHEFRHLYNEPLKSVSHPIHDQSMFLNESQKKQLKEEFDIEPWTFVQHLGEAVFIPAGCPHQVRNIQSCIKVALDFVAPESVEECLRLTEEFRRLPKDHRSNEDKLELKKIVLHAARSAIREAQDLMQTKTVKKDRKGSSN, from the exons CGAGATCTTCTGACAAGCGACGTAAGACGAGGAAGAAGGAAGAGGAGAATGTCCTGAGCAGAAGAGGATCTTCGAGTTCtaggggaagaagaagaggaagagacatGTCTTCTTCTCCCGACAAG GATGAGTCTGAAGGAAGAAGAAAGTATGCTGGTTTGACTTGTCATCAGTGTAAGATCATGATGAGTAgtaagactgatcttgtcttcTGCTCAATATGTGTCAATAAGCGCTACTGCAAGGACTGCATCAAGAGATG GTATCCAGAGAGAACGCCTGAGGGAGTTAAAGCTGCTTGTCCTTTCTGTATGGGGAATTGCAACTGCAGAGCTTGTCTGCGAGAGCCTTTGGCTGTCAAG ATACAAAGTGGAAAGGATGATAATGTCAAGCTCAAGCAGTTGCAGTACCTATTAGCTAAAGTCCTTCCGGTTCTCAGGGATATCTATACAGAACAGAAACGTGAACTAGAGATTGAAACAGCGATTAGAG GAGTGCCTGTGACAGAATCTGATGTTATCAAGTGCGAGATTCATCCAAGTGTACGCATATACTG TGACCTCTGCAGCACATCCATTGCCAATTTTCTCAGAAGCTGTCAGAACCAAGATTGTTCATCAGACATATGTCTCTCTTGCTGCAATGAACTGAGAGATGGGGAGAGTTTCTCTAGCTGGAAGCTTAACTCTGACGGTACCATTCCCTGCCCTCCAAAGGAACGTGGTGGTTGTGGTACCTCAACACTAGAGTTGAGACGTTTGCGCAAACGTGATTTGGTCCAAAAACTGATAACCGATGCAGAGGAACTTACTCAACAGTTTAAGCCACACGATTTGGATATTGCTCATGAATGTTCCTCATGTTCTGATTCCATTACAAGACAGGCTGCTTCTAGGAAAAACGGTCATGATAACTTCTTATACTCCCCAAACGCTCTTGATCTAGCTGAAGACGACAATGCTCATTTTCAGTCGCATTGGATGAAGGCAGAGCCTGTTATAGTCAGAAACGTTCTCGAGAAGACATCTGGACTAAGCTGGGAGCCAATGGTTATGTGGAGAGCCTGTAGAGAAATGGATCCAAAGGCTAAATGCAAAGGAGAGGCCAAAGCTGTGAAGGCTGTGGACTGCTTGGACTGGTGTGAGGTTGAGATAAACATTCATCAGTTTTTCGATGGCTACTTAAAAGGCCGCACGCATCAAAACGGTTGGCCAGAGATGTTGAAACTGAAAGATTGGCCTCCATCAGCTTTGTTTGAAGAGCGTCTTCCGAGGCATAATGATGAGTTCATGTCTGCGTTGCCTTTCTTTGATTACACTGATCCAGAGTCTGGTATCTTGAATCTTGCAACAAGACTTCCAGATGGATCCTTGAAGCCAGATCTTGGACCAAAGACATATATTGCTTATGGTTTCCATGAAGAGCTTAATAGAGGAGACTCTGTGACAAAGCTACATTGTGATGTTTCTGACGCT GTGAATGTGCTGACACACACAGCTAAAGTGGATTTAACTCCCAGACAATACCAAAGGATAAGAAGAGAACAGAAAAGCTATGCAAAAGCACAATTGCGTAAACAACAGGAAAACAAGTCACTGGGAGAAGTGGATAAAGATGAAATAATCTTGATTGAGAGTGAGGAAGATTTAAAGAATTGCAATGGTCTTTTGGGGGAACATAGCTTGAAGGACAAGACAGCTAAGGAAGAACCATCAAACAGCATTGCTGGACCTTCCAGCTCACAAGAAGttgataaactatttttttcaaaag GTGAATCTATGGAAGGATCTTCTAGTACGTATTCTTGCACTGTTGCTATGGAGTCAAGTCATGATCCAAAGGTGGATGTGGGTTTGATAACTCAGGAGAATGTAACGGTAAAACAAGAATCAGTTGCTGACGAGAATCATAATGACGTCTGTTTGAAGACAGAGAGATTATCTCCGAAGTACCCAAATGAAGATGGTCCCACGGTGGAGAATAGACTAATGATGCCAACACTTCCTTCAACTCCCCCgtgggatgaagaagatagGCCCCCACAACGTGTTGTCAGTACAAGTGCGGAATCAATACAAGAGCAGAAACTAGATGCTCCAACAGAAACTAATGAGAGTTCAAAGGCTGTGCACGGTGGTGCTGTCTGGGACATATTTAGAAGAGAGGATGTTCCAAAACTTGTTGAGTATTTGAAAAGGCACAAGCATGAGTTTCGTCACCTCTATAACGAACCTTTAAAATCT GTGTCACACCCAATTCATGACCAGAGTATGTTCTTGAATGAAAGCCAGAAGAAACAGCTTAAGGAGGAGTTTG ATATAGAACCATGGACCTTTGTGCAACACCTGGGTGAAGCTGTTTTTATCCCTGCAGGTTGTCCTCACCAAGTGAGGAACATACAG TCTTGCATAAAGGTGGCACTAGATTTTGTTGCCCCTGAAAGCGTAGAGGAATGCCTTAGGCTAACAGAGGAGTTCCGGAGACTACCTAAAGACCACAGATCCAACGAAGATAAACTAGAG CTTAAGAAAATAGTGCTGCATGCTGCCAGATCGGCCATAAGAGAGGCACAAGATCTAATGCAAACAAAGACGGTAAAAAAAGACCGAAAAGGTTCTTCAAATTAG
- the LOC106362531 gene encoding lysine-specific demethylase JMJ25-like isoform X2, whose amino-acid sequence MGNCNCRACLREPLAVKIQSGKDDNVKLKQLQYLLAKVLPVLRDIYTEQKRELEIETAIRGVPVTESDVIKCEIHPSVRIYCDLCSTSIANFLRSCQNQDCSSDICLSCCNELRDGESFSSWKLNSDGTIPCPPKERGGCGTSTLELRRLRKRDLVQKLITDAEELTQQFKPHDLDIAHECSSCSDSITRQAASRKNGHDNFLYSPNALDLAEDDNAHFQSHWMKAEPVIVRNVLEKTSGLSWEPMVMWRACREMDPKAKCKGEAKAVKAVDCLDWCEVEINIHQFFDGYLKGRTHQNGWPEMLKLKDWPPSALFEERLPRHNDEFMSALPFFDYTDPESGILNLATRLPDGSLKPDLGPKTYIAYGFHEELNRGDSVTKLHCDVSDAVNVLTHTAKVDLTPRQYQRIRREQKSYAKAQLRKQQENKSLGEVDKDEIILIESEEDLKNCNGLLGEHSLKDKTAKEEPSNSIAGPSSSQEVDKLFFSKGESMEGSSSTYSCTVAMESSHDPKVDVGLITQENVTVKQESVADENHNDVCLKTERLSPKYPNEDGPTVENRLMMPTLPSTPPWDEEDRPPQRVVSTSAESIQEQKLDAPTETNESSKAVHGGAVWDIFRREDVPKLVEYLKRHKHEFRHLYNEPLKSVSHPIHDQSMFLNESQKKQLKEEFDIEPWTFVQHLGEAVFIPAGCPHQVRNIQSCIKVALDFVAPESVEECLRLTEEFRRLPKDHRSNEDKLELKKIVLHAARSAIREAQDLMQTKTVKKDRKGSSN is encoded by the exons ATGGGGAATTGCAACTGCAGAGCTTGTCTGCGAGAGCCTTTGGCTGTCAAG ATACAAAGTGGAAAGGATGATAATGTCAAGCTCAAGCAGTTGCAGTACCTATTAGCTAAAGTCCTTCCGGTTCTCAGGGATATCTATACAGAACAGAAACGTGAACTAGAGATTGAAACAGCGATTAGAG GAGTGCCTGTGACAGAATCTGATGTTATCAAGTGCGAGATTCATCCAAGTGTACGCATATACTG TGACCTCTGCAGCACATCCATTGCCAATTTTCTCAGAAGCTGTCAGAACCAAGATTGTTCATCAGACATATGTCTCTCTTGCTGCAATGAACTGAGAGATGGGGAGAGTTTCTCTAGCTGGAAGCTTAACTCTGACGGTACCATTCCCTGCCCTCCAAAGGAACGTGGTGGTTGTGGTACCTCAACACTAGAGTTGAGACGTTTGCGCAAACGTGATTTGGTCCAAAAACTGATAACCGATGCAGAGGAACTTACTCAACAGTTTAAGCCACACGATTTGGATATTGCTCATGAATGTTCCTCATGTTCTGATTCCATTACAAGACAGGCTGCTTCTAGGAAAAACGGTCATGATAACTTCTTATACTCCCCAAACGCTCTTGATCTAGCTGAAGACGACAATGCTCATTTTCAGTCGCATTGGATGAAGGCAGAGCCTGTTATAGTCAGAAACGTTCTCGAGAAGACATCTGGACTAAGCTGGGAGCCAATGGTTATGTGGAGAGCCTGTAGAGAAATGGATCCAAAGGCTAAATGCAAAGGAGAGGCCAAAGCTGTGAAGGCTGTGGACTGCTTGGACTGGTGTGAGGTTGAGATAAACATTCATCAGTTTTTCGATGGCTACTTAAAAGGCCGCACGCATCAAAACGGTTGGCCAGAGATGTTGAAACTGAAAGATTGGCCTCCATCAGCTTTGTTTGAAGAGCGTCTTCCGAGGCATAATGATGAGTTCATGTCTGCGTTGCCTTTCTTTGATTACACTGATCCAGAGTCTGGTATCTTGAATCTTGCAACAAGACTTCCAGATGGATCCTTGAAGCCAGATCTTGGACCAAAGACATATATTGCTTATGGTTTCCATGAAGAGCTTAATAGAGGAGACTCTGTGACAAAGCTACATTGTGATGTTTCTGACGCT GTGAATGTGCTGACACACACAGCTAAAGTGGATTTAACTCCCAGACAATACCAAAGGATAAGAAGAGAACAGAAAAGCTATGCAAAAGCACAATTGCGTAAACAACAGGAAAACAAGTCACTGGGAGAAGTGGATAAAGATGAAATAATCTTGATTGAGAGTGAGGAAGATTTAAAGAATTGCAATGGTCTTTTGGGGGAACATAGCTTGAAGGACAAGACAGCTAAGGAAGAACCATCAAACAGCATTGCTGGACCTTCCAGCTCACAAGAAGttgataaactatttttttcaaaag GTGAATCTATGGAAGGATCTTCTAGTACGTATTCTTGCACTGTTGCTATGGAGTCAAGTCATGATCCAAAGGTGGATGTGGGTTTGATAACTCAGGAGAATGTAACGGTAAAACAAGAATCAGTTGCTGACGAGAATCATAATGACGTCTGTTTGAAGACAGAGAGATTATCTCCGAAGTACCCAAATGAAGATGGTCCCACGGTGGAGAATAGACTAATGATGCCAACACTTCCTTCAACTCCCCCgtgggatgaagaagatagGCCCCCACAACGTGTTGTCAGTACAAGTGCGGAATCAATACAAGAGCAGAAACTAGATGCTCCAACAGAAACTAATGAGAGTTCAAAGGCTGTGCACGGTGGTGCTGTCTGGGACATATTTAGAAGAGAGGATGTTCCAAAACTTGTTGAGTATTTGAAAAGGCACAAGCATGAGTTTCGTCACCTCTATAACGAACCTTTAAAATCT GTGTCACACCCAATTCATGACCAGAGTATGTTCTTGAATGAAAGCCAGAAGAAACAGCTTAAGGAGGAGTTTG ATATAGAACCATGGACCTTTGTGCAACACCTGGGTGAAGCTGTTTTTATCCCTGCAGGTTGTCCTCACCAAGTGAGGAACATACAG TCTTGCATAAAGGTGGCACTAGATTTTGTTGCCCCTGAAAGCGTAGAGGAATGCCTTAGGCTAACAGAGGAGTTCCGGAGACTACCTAAAGACCACAGATCCAACGAAGATAAACTAGAG CTTAAGAAAATAGTGCTGCATGCTGCCAGATCGGCCATAAGAGAGGCACAAGATCTAATGCAAACAAAGACGGTAAAAAAAGACCGAAAAGGTTCTTCAAATTAG
- the LOC125577650 gene encoding replication stress response regulator SDE2-like codes for MADQSPKPLQFFVRLLNGKSLTLAFPSPLAYGDEIKQRIFDHTKIPIHLQRLIHGGHQISDGSAVSQSDTTVNLVLSLRGGKGGFGSLLRGAATKAGQKKTNNFDACRDMSGRRLRHVNAEKRLEEWKEGEEERRLEKLAHEFLKKQASRVKEGVGNGDTQKYVKKYQEESDKCIEAVDLALEESFKNGKRKVYAESEKSKRLKIWKGKRAVEDSDSDDSSDEEDEESVVLNNGGQVVPDKGTGESSGSVMDGGKASSSSGSEEEKDVVVNQSSDVPKGEVTGVQVVIQEKMDDSSVTVVDAVVQNEKENTVEAASEALVSSVPAENQGNDSEVKTVGAAGDTESVDAAMCCKPEEPLNFDDFNSAKDMEVMGMERLKTELQSHGLKCGGTLQERAARLFLLKSTPIDKLPKKLLAKK; via the exons ATGGCGGATCAGAGCCCTAAGCCGTTGCAGTTCTTCGTGAGACTACTCAACGGAAAATCCCTAACCCTAGCTTTCCCCTCTCCGTTAGCCTATGGCGACGAGATCAAGCAGCGGATCTTCGATCACACGAAGATCCCGATTCATCTACAGCGTCTGATACACGGAGGACATCAGATCTCCGACGGATCCGCCGTTTCTCAATCCGACACCACCGTGAACCTCGTCCTCTCCCTCCGCGGAGGTAAGGGAGGATTCGGATCCTTGCTCCGCGGCGCGGCGACGAAGGCTGGGCAGAAGAAGACGAACAACTTCGACGCGTGTAGGGATATGAGTGGGAGGAGGCTGAGGCATGTGAACGCGGAGAAGAGGCTTGAGGAGTGGAAGGAAGGGGAAGAGGAGAGGAGGCTTGAGAAGTTGGCTCATGAGTTTTTGAAGAAGCAGGCGAGTAGAGTGAAGGAAGGCGTTGGGAATGGAGATACGCAGAAGTATGTGAAGAAGTATCAGGAAGAGTCTGATAAGTGTATTGAGGCTGTGGACTTGGCGTTGGAAGAGTCTTTTAAGAACGGGAAGAGGAAGGTTTATGCTGAATCTGAGAAGTCTAAGCGGCTCAAGATATG GAAGGGGAAGAGAGCTGTTGAAGATAGTGACAGTGATGATAGCAGCGACGAGGAGGATGAGGAATCTGTTGTTTTAAACAATGGTGGTCAAGTTGTTCCGGATAAGGGTACTGGTGAAAGCTCAGGCTCGGTTATGGATGGAGGAAAAGCTTCCAGCAGTAGCGGTTcagaggaagagaaagatgtTGTAGTGAACCAAAGTTCAGATGTACCTAAGGGAGAGGTTACTGGGGTTCAAGTGGTTATCCAAGAAAAGATGGATGATTCTTCTGTGACTGTTGTTGATGCAGTGGTTCAAAATGAAAAGGAGAATACGGTGGAAGCAGCTTCTGAAGCGTTAGTTAGTTCTGTTCCTGCTGAGAATCAAGGTAATGATTCTGAAGTAAAGACAGTAGGAGCTGCGGGAGACACAGAATCTGTTGATGCAGCAATGTGTTGCAAACCTGAGGAACCGCTTAACTTTGATGACTTCAACTCAGCAAAAGATATGGAG GTAATGGGGATGGAGAGATTAAAGACTGAGCTTCAATCTCATGGACTGAAATGCGGAGGGACGTTGCAAGAGAGGGCCGCGAGGCTGTTCTTGCTCAAATCGACACCAATCGATAAGCTcccaaagaaattgctggccaAGAAATGA